In one window of Scyliorhinus canicula chromosome 17, sScyCan1.1, whole genome shotgun sequence DNA:
- the LOC119951988 gene encoding gastrula zinc finger protein XlCGF7.1-like, translating to MEKPWKCGDCGKRFRAPSQLEIHRRIHTVVRPFPCSQCGKGFTQLSNLQSHQRVHTGERPFTCSQCGKGFSQVSNLQSHQRVHTGERPFTCSQCGKGFTQASNLQKHQRVHTGERPFTCSQCGKGFTQASNLQSHQRVHTGERPFTCSQCGKGFTEVSNLRKHQRVHTEETLFTCSQCGKGFSQLSHLRKHQRIHTGEKPFTCPRCGKGFTQVTNLQNHQRIHTGERPFVCSQCGKGFTQASNLRRHQRVHTGERPFTCPRCGKGFTQVSNLQIHQRIHTGETPSTSQCETGLPVSPHLL from the coding sequence atggagaaaccgtggaaatgtggggactgtgggaagcgaTTCAGAGCCCCATctcagctggagattcatcgacgcattcacactgtgGTAAGGCCATtcccctgctctcagtgtgggaaaggatttactcagttatccaacctgcagtcacaccagcgagttcacactggggagaggccgttcacctgctctcagtgtgggaaaggatttagtcAAGTAtccaacctgcagtcacaccagcgagttcacacaggggagaggccattcacctgctctcagtgtgggaagggattcactcaagcatccaacctgcagaaacatcagcgagttcacactggggagaggccattcacctgctctcaatgtgggaaaggatttactcaagcatccaacttgcagtcacaccagcgagttcacactggggagaggccattcacctgctctcagtgtgggaaaggatttactgaagtatccaacctgcggaaacaccagcgagttcacactgaggagacattgttcacctgctctcagtgtgggaagggattcagtcagttatcccacctgcggaaacatcagcggattcacacaggggagaagccattcacctgccctcggtgtgggaaaggatttactcaagtAACCAACCTGCAgaatcaccagcgaattcacacaggggagagaccattcgtctgctcccagtgtgggaaaggatttactcaagcatccaacctgcggagacaccagcgagttcacaccggggagaggccattcacctgccctcggtgtgggaaaggatttactcaagtatccaacctgcagatacaccagcgaattcacactggggagacgccGTCCACCTCTCAATGTGAGACAGGATTGCCTGTTTCACCACAcctgctgtga